Proteins encoded in a region of the Desulfovermiculus halophilus DSM 18834 genome:
- a CDS encoding restriction endonuclease subunit S encodes MAERSETKEQNAVRDSERGYQVVPADANQSDVPPGYKRTEVGVIPEDWNQHAVADLAIVKGGKRLPNGHTLTESATHHPYIRVADMRPGGVKSSDIKYVPDEAFHTIRNYRIYQSDIFISVAGTIGIVGEIPSYLDGANLTENADRITNINCDRKYLMYWLMSEPIQRAIESICTVGAQPKLALCRVAGFQIALPSMIEEQRAIATALSDVDALIDALDRLIAKKRDIKQATMQQLLTGETRLPGFEGEWEMKRLGDVAEVFNGYAFKSATYTDSGIYSIITIANVQDGRMDLSECSMINELPRDLRSHQRLKIGDLLISMTGNVGRVCRVNYNDCLLNQRVGLIVSHSVSKEFLYQLLKNTSFLIAMTGEAKGGAQGNLSKNDILNYQIALPADPEEQTAIATVLSDMDAEIEALERRRDKTKQIKQGMMQELLTGRTRLVEAQATEAEQ; translated from the coding sequence ATGGCTGAGCGTAGCGAGACCAAGGAACAGAACGCTGTGCGAGATTCCGAGCGGGGCTATCAGGTGGTGCCGGCGGATGCCAACCAGAGCGACGTGCCGCCCGGGTATAAGCGAACAGAGGTGGGCGTTATTCCTGAAGATTGGAATCAACATGCTGTGGCCGATTTGGCTATAGTAAAAGGTGGAAAACGACTTCCAAATGGGCATACACTTACTGAATCAGCAACTCATCATCCTTACATTCGCGTAGCCGATATGCGTCCCGGGGGAGTTAAGAGTTCAGACATAAAATATGTTCCAGATGAGGCGTTTCATACAATCAGGAATTATCGTATTTACCAATCGGATATTTTTATAAGTGTAGCTGGAACTATCGGAATTGTGGGGGAAATTCCAAGTTACCTTGATGGCGCAAATCTAACCGAGAATGCAGACCGCATCACCAATATTAATTGTGATCGAAAATACTTAATGTATTGGTTGATGTCGGAACCAATACAAAGGGCAATTGAATCAATTTGTACTGTTGGGGCTCAACCAAAGTTAGCTCTGTGCCGTGTAGCTGGATTCCAGATTGCTCTTCCCTCCATGATAGAAGAACAACGCGCCATAGCCACCGCCCTCTCCGACGTGGACGCGCTGATCGACGCCCTGGACCGGCTGATCGCCAAAAAACGGGACATCAAACAGGCCACCATGCAGCAACTCCTGACCGGGGAGACCCGGTTGCCGGGATTTGAGGGGGAGTGGGAGATGAAGAGGCTTGGAGATGTTGCTGAAGTCTTCAATGGATATGCTTTCAAGAGTGCTACGTATACTGATTCAGGAATATATTCAATCATTACAATAGCGAATGTTCAAGATGGTAGAATGGATTTATCAGAATGTAGTATGATTAATGAGCTTCCTAGAGACTTGCGATCCCATCAGCGATTAAAGATCGGAGATCTACTAATCTCCATGACAGGGAATGTTGGTCGCGTATGTAGAGTAAATTACAACGATTGTTTGTTAAATCAGCGTGTAGGATTAATTGTATCACATTCTGTTTCAAAAGAATTTTTATATCAGCTTTTGAAGAACACATCATTTTTAATAGCGATGACAGGAGAAGCAAAAGGTGGTGCTCAAGGTAATCTTAGCAAAAATGATATTCTAAACTATCAGATAGCATTGCCAGCTGATCCAGAAGAACAAACCGCCATCGCCACCGTCCTCTCCGACATGGACGCCGAGATCGAGGCCCTGGAACGCCGCCGGGACAAGACCAAGCAGATCAAGCAGGGCATGATGCAGGAGCTTTTGACCGGGCGGACCCGGTTGGTTGAAG
- a CDS encoding bacterioferritin, whose amino-acid sequence MADGSREERRGKVIEVLNKAREMELHAIYQYMNQHYGLDDMDYGELAKNIKLVAIDEMRHAEMFAERIKELGGEPVASSSQKVQQGQEVDKIFAHDSKLEDDTIDAYNQFLQVCRDNGDSITAKLFEQIIDEEQEHLNYFDDVGDHIKDLGSTYLARIAGTPASTGGFAKGFTVAEGGGE is encoded by the coding sequence ATGGCAGATGGATCACGGGAAGAGCGGCGCGGCAAGGTCATCGAGGTCTTGAACAAGGCCCGGGAAATGGAGCTGCACGCCATTTATCAGTACATGAATCAGCACTACGGCCTGGACGACATGGACTACGGCGAACTGGCCAAGAACATCAAGCTGGTGGCTATTGACGAAATGCGCCATGCCGAGATGTTCGCCGAGCGGATCAAGGAGCTGGGCGGAGAGCCGGTGGCCTCTTCCTCCCAGAAGGTCCAGCAAGGCCAGGAAGTGGACAAGATCTTTGCCCACGATTCCAAGCTGGAGGACGACACCATCGATGCCTACAACCAGTTCCTTCAGGTCTGTCGGGACAATGGGGACAGCATTACCGCCAAGCTCTTTGAGCAGATCATCGACGAAGAGCAGGAGCACTTGAACTACTTTGACGACGTGGGCGACCACATCAAGGACCTGGGATCAACCTACCTGGCCCGCATAGCCGGGACACCGGCCAGCACCGGCGGCTTTGCCAAAGGCTTTACCGTGGCTGAAGGCGGCGGGGAATAA
- a CDS encoding type I restriction-modification system subunit M, producing MALKKSQLYSSLWQSCDELRGGMDASQYKDYVLTLLFMKYVSDKQDSLIEVPEGGSFQDMVALKGDKEIGDKINKIIGRLAEENDLKGVIDQADFNDESKLGTGKEMQDRLSKLVTIFDGLDFRANRADGDDLLGDAYEYLMRHFATESGKSKGQFYTPAEVSQIMAKVVGVGPNTSQDQTIYDPTCGSGSLLLKAADEAPRGASLFGQENDNATWALAKMNMILHDYPTAELWKGNTLAAPYFTNQNGSLKTFDFAVANPPFSAKSWTNGLDPAHDQFGRFAYGIPPAKNGDYAFLLHLVSSLKSKGKGAIILPHGVLFRGHKEADIRRNLITRGLIKGIIGLPANLFYGTGIPACIVVIDKEQAHSRQAIFMIDASKGYIKDGNKNRLRSQDIHKIVDTFNSQREVSGYSRLVPISEIADPANDYNLNIPRYIDSSEPEDKHDLDAHLNGGIPDQDIGELEAYWSVLPGLREALFTSNGRPGYSEPRVDTPEVKSTILNHQSFQAYTERISAIIQGWEQAHRSYLMALEPEVKPKEVIHTLSTDLLERFAQVDLLDRYDLYQRLMDYWHETMQDDVYLIAADGWQEAARPRGVIEDKERKIKESPDLTVKRKKYKMDLVPPRLIVARYFAKDQARIEELQAAQESAARELEEFLEEHSGEEDLLSEVKNDKGNVTKTEIPKRLKALKGQPEAEDEIAALKKCQKLLEAEASAKKAVKDAQVDLDARVLVHYGSLSEDEIKALVVDDKWLASIRKAIQGEVQRLTNTLAGRVKELDERYAQPLPSIEGEVEKLSQKVAGHLERMGVRVDG from the coding sequence ATGGCCCTGAAAAAATCACAGCTCTACAGCTCCCTGTGGCAAAGCTGCGATGAGCTGCGCGGAGGCATGGATGCCTCTCAATACAAAGATTATGTCCTGACTCTGCTTTTCATGAAGTACGTCTCGGACAAGCAGGATTCGCTGATCGAGGTCCCGGAAGGAGGCAGCTTCCAGGACATGGTGGCCCTGAAAGGGGACAAGGAGATTGGGGACAAGATCAACAAGATCATCGGCCGTCTGGCTGAGGAGAACGATCTCAAGGGCGTCATCGACCAGGCGGACTTTAATGACGAGAGCAAGCTGGGCACCGGCAAGGAGATGCAGGATCGGCTGTCCAAGCTGGTGACCATATTCGACGGTCTGGACTTTCGGGCCAACCGGGCGGACGGGGACGACCTGCTGGGCGATGCCTACGAATACCTGATGCGCCACTTCGCCACCGAGTCGGGCAAGAGCAAGGGGCAGTTCTACACCCCTGCTGAGGTCTCCCAGATTATGGCCAAGGTGGTCGGAGTCGGGCCAAACACAAGCCAGGACCAGACCATCTACGATCCCACCTGCGGCTCCGGCTCCCTGCTTTTAAAGGCGGCTGACGAGGCGCCTCGGGGGGCGAGCCTGTTTGGTCAGGAAAACGACAACGCCACCTGGGCTTTGGCCAAGATGAATATGATCCTGCACGACTACCCGACCGCTGAACTGTGGAAGGGAAACACCCTGGCCGCGCCTTATTTCACCAACCAAAACGGGAGCCTGAAGACCTTTGACTTTGCCGTGGCCAATCCGCCGTTTTCCGCCAAGTCCTGGACCAACGGGCTGGACCCGGCCCATGATCAGTTCGGCCGTTTCGCCTACGGTATCCCTCCGGCCAAGAACGGAGACTACGCCTTTCTTCTGCACCTGGTCTCTTCCCTTAAAAGCAAGGGCAAGGGGGCCATCATCCTGCCCCACGGAGTACTGTTTCGGGGGCATAAGGAGGCCGACATCCGGCGCAACCTGATCACTCGGGGGTTGATCAAGGGAATCATTGGCCTGCCTGCCAACCTGTTCTACGGCACGGGCATCCCGGCCTGCATTGTGGTCATCGACAAGGAGCAGGCCCACTCCCGGCAGGCCATCTTCATGATTGACGCCAGCAAGGGCTATATAAAGGATGGAAACAAGAACCGCTTGCGGTCCCAGGATATCCACAAGATCGTGGACACCTTCAACTCCCAGCGGGAGGTTTCCGGCTACTCCCGTCTGGTGCCCATCAGCGAGATCGCCGATCCGGCCAATGATTACAACCTGAACATCCCCCGGTACATCGATTCCAGCGAGCCCGAAGACAAACACGACCTGGACGCGCACTTAAACGGCGGCATCCCGGACCAGGATATCGGGGAATTGGAGGCCTACTGGTCGGTCCTGCCCGGGCTGCGGGAGGCCCTGTTCACCTCCAATGGCAGGCCCGGATACAGTGAACCCCGAGTGGATACCCCGGAGGTGAAGTCCACCATCCTCAACCACCAATCCTTCCAGGCCTACACCGAGCGCATATCCGCCATCATCCAGGGCTGGGAGCAGGCCCACCGCTCGTATCTCATGGCCCTGGAGCCAGAGGTCAAACCCAAGGAGGTCATCCACACCCTGTCCACAGACCTTTTGGAGCGTTTTGCCCAGGTGGACCTCCTGGATCGCTACGACCTGTACCAGCGGCTTATGGACTACTGGCACGAGACCATGCAGGACGATGTGTACCTCATTGCCGCCGATGGCTGGCAAGAGGCGGCCCGGCCCCGGGGTGTGATTGAGGACAAGGAGCGCAAGATTAAGGAGAGCCCGGACCTGACCGTGAAGCGCAAGAAGTACAAGATGGACCTTGTCCCCCCGCGGCTGATCGTGGCCCGGTACTTTGCTAAGGACCAGGCCCGGATAGAGGAGCTGCAAGCCGCGCAGGAGAGCGCTGCCCGGGAGCTGGAGGAGTTTCTGGAGGAGCACAGCGGGGAAGAGGATCTGCTCAGCGAGGTCAAGAACGACAAGGGCAATGTGACCAAGACCGAGATCCCTAAACGGCTCAAAGCTCTCAAAGGCCAGCCGGAGGCCGAGGACGAGATCGCCGCCCTCAAAAAGTGCCAGAAGCTGCTGGAGGCCGAGGCCAGCGCCAAGAAGGCGGTCAAGGACGCCCAGGTTGATCTGGATGCCAGGGTCCTGGTTCATTACGGTTCACTCAGTGAGGATGAAATCAAGGCCCTGGTGGTGGATGACAAGTGGCTGGCCAGTATCCGGAAGGCCATACAGGGCGAGGTGCAGCGGTTGACCAACACCCTGGCTGGTCGGGTCAAGGAGCTGGATGAGCGTTATGCGCAGCCATTGCCGAGTATTGAGGGCGAGGTGGAGAAGCTGAGTCAGAAGGTGGCTGGGCATTTGGAGAGGATGGGGGTGCGGGTTGATGGCTGA